The following nucleotide sequence is from Acidovorax radicis.
CGTGGTGGCCAACCCGCCGTTCAGTCTGGAAAAGTGGGGCTTCGAGGGGGCTGACGCCGACAAGTTCAGCCGCTTTCGTCGGGGTGTACCGCCGCGAACCAAAGGGGACTATGCCTTTATCTTGCATATGATCGAAACCATGAAGCCCGGCACCGGCCGCATGGCCGTCGTTGTTCCGCACGGCGTGCTTTTCCGTGGCGCAGCCGAGGGGCGCATCCGCCAGAAGCTGATCGAAGAAAACCTGCTCGACGTGGTGATTGGCCTGCCTGAAAAGCTCTTCTACGGCACGGGCATCCCCGCCGCCGTGCTGGTATTTCGCAAGAACAAAGCCGACGACAAGGTGCTGTTCATCGACGCCAGCCGCGAATATGAAGCAGGCAAGAACCAAAATGTCCTGCGTGAAGTCGACCTGCAGCGCATTCTGAGCACAGCCCAGGCAAGGAAGGGCGTTGAGAAATACGCCTACCTTGCAACCCCAGCTGAAATCGCCGAGAACGACTTCAACCTCAACATCCCCCGCTACGTGGATACCTTCGAGAAAGAGGCTGAAATCGACCTGATGGCCGTGCGCAAAGAGCGTGAACAGCTCAAGACTCAGTTGGTGAGCTTGGAAGCTCAGATGGCCGTGTACCTCAAGGAGCTGGGCTATGAGTGAATCCACGCCAGTGCCAGGAGCTGAATTCCTACTGTATGAAACCGAAGACGGGCGCACCCGCGTGGTGTGCCGTTTTGTGGATGATTCGCTATGGCTGTCGCAAGCCCTTATGGCTGAGCTGTTTCAGGTGTCCGTCCCCACCGTCAACGAACATCTGAAAACGCTGTTTGCCGATGGCGAAATACAACCCGAGGCAACTATTAGGAAATTCCGAATAGTTCGCCAGGAGGGGGCCAGGCAGGTCAACCGCCAGATCGACTATTACAGTTTGGAAGCTATTTTGGCTGTTGGCTACCGCGTGCGCTCAGCCCGTGGTACCCAGTTCCGCCGCTGGGCGACAGAACGTCTGGGCGAGTACCTGCTCAAAGGCTTCACGCTGGACGACGAGCGCCTGAAGAACCCGCCTGTGGGTGATTCCGTGGTGCCCGACCGCTTTGGCGAATTACTGGAACGCATTCGCGACATCCGCGCCAGCGAGCGCCGCATGTACCTTCGCGTGCGCGAAATCTTTGCCCTGGCAGCCGACTACGCCCCCACGCTGCCAGAAACTACCGCCTTCTTCCGCATCATTCAAAACAAGCTGCACTATGCCGTGTGCGGCCAGACAGCGGCCGAAATCATCCGCACCCGTGCCGACCATACCCAGCCCAACATGGGCCTCACCAGCACTCGCAAGGGTCAGGTGCAAAAGGCCGATGTCAGCGTGGCCAAGAACTACCTGGCCGAGAGTGAAATCAGCGAACTCAATCGCATCGTCACCATGTGGCTGGACTTTGCCGAAGACCAGGCTACGCGCCGCAAAGAGGTTTTCCTGAAAGACTGGGCCGAGAAGCTCGACGCCTTCCTTAGCTTCAACGACCGCAAGGTGCTGGTGGGCGCTGGCAAGGTGTCGCACAAGCAAGCAGTGGCCCATGCGCAAGGCGAGTACGAGCAGTTCGCTGCTCAACGGCGTGCAGCGCTAGAGGCTGACGGTGAGGCGTATGCCGTGCGAATGCTGGGCGTGGGCTCAGCTGATGAAAAGACCCTTACCGACCTGGGACAGGTAGCAAAACGGCTGACAAAGAAGAAGGGAGGGCGCGATGCTGCCTAAAGGTTGGAGTCGTCGCCCCCTTCATGAGGTTGCCGAAGTACGAACTGGATTGGCGAAGGGCAAGATAGGTTTGCTTGATCCGGTGGAATTGCCATATCTACGGGTAGCCAATGTGCAGGATGGTTATATTGATCTCGCTGAGGTCAAGAGCATTGCGGTAGAAAGGCTACAGGTTGAACGCTACTCGCTACGGCGGGGCGACATATTGATGACAGAGGGTGGTGATTTCGACAAGTTAGGGCGTGGGGCAGTATGGGACGGTGAGATTGACCCTTGCCTTCATCAGAACCACGTTTTTTCGGTCAGAGCTAGGAATGAGTTGGTCAACCCGCAGTTCTTGTCGGCTTTATCGGGGAGCGAGTACGGGCGGGTGTACTTTCTTAGTTGTGCAAAAAGAAGTACCAACTTAGCAAGCATCAACTCTTCACAGTTGAAGTCTTTTCCTGTTTTGTTGCCGCCACTTGCCGAACAGAATCGCATCGCACGCATTCTCTCCATCTGGGATCAAGCCATAGCCACCTCGGAGCGGTTGCTGGCCAACAGCCGAACGCAGAGACAAGCGCTGATCGGCATTAACTTGCATCTCCCTTCCGCCAACCCCGATGCTATGGCGCCTGCCGACAACGGCGGCTTCCCGGCCTCAGTGCAACCGGGTATACCAAACTTGCCAGCAACACCTTCAGGCTGGCGGCGTATTCACCTGCGCGACCACCTGAGGGAAGTGCGACGCCCGGTAGTCCTGGTGGACGAGGAGTCCTACTCGCTGGTGACTGTCAAACGCTCCCGTGGTGGCGTGGAATTGCGTGCAAACTTGCGAGGCAACGAGGTCAAAACGCCGACACAGTTTTATGTTCAGGCGGGTGACTTTCTGATTTCAAAACGCCAGATCGTGCACGGAGCGTGCGGCGTTGTACCGCCAGAACTAGACGGTGCGGTGGTCTCCAACGAATACGCCGTTCTCAACTCGGACGGTCAGATCGATTTGCAGTTTTTGCGGTATCTATCGGAGTCAAGGTACTTTCAG
It contains:
- a CDS encoding virulence RhuM family protein; protein product: MSESTPVPGAEFLLYETEDGRTRVVCRFVDDSLWLSQALMAELFQVSVPTVNEHLKTLFADGEIQPEATIRKFRIVRQEGARQVNRQIDYYSLEAILAVGYRVRSARGTQFRRWATERLGEYLLKGFTLDDERLKNPPVGDSVVPDRFGELLERIRDIRASERRMYLRVREIFALAADYAPTLPETTAFFRIIQNKLHYAVCGQTAAEIIRTRADHTQPNMGLTSTRKGQVQKADVSVAKNYLAESEISELNRIVTMWLDFAEDQATRRKEVFLKDWAEKLDAFLSFNDRKVLVGAGKVSHKQAVAHAQGEYEQFAAQRRAALEADGEAYAVRMLGVGSADEKTLTDLGQVAKRLTKKKGGRDAA
- a CDS encoding restriction endonuclease subunit S; this translates as MLPKGWSRRPLHEVAEVRTGLAKGKIGLLDPVELPYLRVANVQDGYIDLAEVKSIAVERLQVERYSLRRGDILMTEGGDFDKLGRGAVWDGEIDPCLHQNHVFSVRARNELVNPQFLSALSGSEYGRVYFLSCAKRSTNLASINSSQLKSFPVLLPPLAEQNRIARILSIWDQAIATSERLLANSRTQRQALIGINLHLPSANPDAMAPADNGGFPASVQPGIPNLPATPSGWRRIHLRDHLREVRRPVVLVDEESYSLVTVKRSRGGVELRANLRGNEVKTPTQFYVQAGDFLISKRQIVHGACGVVPPELDGAVVSNEYAVLNSDGQIDLQFLRYLSESRYFQQTCFHSSIGVHIEKMIFKTDHWLNWPFNIPPLAQQKHIVEILDTASREVAAISEQLKALKREKSALMAQLLTGKRRVKLPKAETEA